A genomic stretch from Theobroma cacao cultivar B97-61/B2 chromosome 4, Criollo_cocoa_genome_V2, whole genome shotgun sequence includes:
- the LOC18603677 gene encoding uncharacterized protein LOC18603677, protein MKNLAMILFAFVLLLATLGADGKRMTLENNERKLLSDQASTLGRKPDVGAKDAKDPAVNNKGAATAGTAENNGVVGLVDALREDGLPDTLSTHRQYKTANNPYVPSKSKE, encoded by the coding sequence ATGAAGAACTTAGCAATGATCTTGTTCGCCTTCGTGCTGTTGTTGGCAACTTTGGGAGCTGATGGAAAACGGATGACCCTGGAGAACAACGAGCGTAAGCTCCTTAGTGATCAGGCAAGTACTCTGGGTCGAAAGCCTGATGTTGGAGCTAAAGATGCCAAAGATCCAGCTGTAAACAACAAGGGTGCAGCTACTGCTGGAACCGCAGAAAATAATGGTGTAGTAGGCCTTGTAGATGCCCTGCGGGAAGATGGTTTGCCCGATACTCTAAGTACCCACCGTCAATATAAAACCGCGAACAACCCTTACGTTCCCTCCAAGTCCAAAGAATAG